Proteins from one Shewanella pealeana ATCC 700345 genomic window:
- a CDS encoding type IV pilus modification PilV family protein translates to MMGSRFSAIKWQAQKAFTLIELVVGMVVISIAFVLLSTMLFPQAERAADTLHRVRSAELAHSILNEIWGKRFDQNTNANGGVPACGAPVKPSLGLPAGLPCTAPGSLGPDKINGVVETRNNYNDVDDYVGLNIDSNMLNSSETYAQRYINYGLSVKVEYNNLPSLDTKLITIDVTTPNGEVMTFNAIRSNY, encoded by the coding sequence ATGATGGGCAGTAGATTCTCAGCCATAAAATGGCAAGCTCAGAAGGCCTTTACCTTGATCGAGTTAGTCGTGGGCATGGTGGTGATAAGCATCGCCTTCGTTTTGCTAAGCACCATGCTATTCCCGCAGGCAGAACGCGCCGCTGACACCTTACATCGAGTACGCTCCGCTGAGCTTGCTCACTCAATTTTGAATGAGATCTGGGGCAAACGCTTTGATCAAAACACTAATGCTAATGGTGGCGTCCCTGCTTGTGGTGCACCTGTTAAACCCAGTCTAGGTTTGCCTGCAGGCCTTCCTTGTACAGCACCGGGTAGTCTTGGCCCTGATAAGATTAATGGCGTAGTTGAGACTCGCAATAACTATAACGATGTCGACGATTATGTCGGGCTTAACATAGATAGCAATATGCTCAACAGCAGTGAAACCTATGCTCAGCGTTATATCAATTATGGGTTATCGGTTAAGGTTGAATACAACAACCTACCGAGTTTAGACACTAAGTTGATTACTATCGATGTTACCACGCCTAACGGCGAGGTGATGACCTTCAATGCGATCCGGAGTAACTATTAA
- a CDS encoding pilus assembly FimT family protein yields the protein MHRARQHAGFTLVELVTTIILIAILAVVVIPRLLTSSSYSAFTLQDEFISELRKVQIMAMNNQDRCYRLSVTDTHYQVSRFNGACSGTPVRTDAAQPFQGGASLALLNGGASSFNIEFNLQGVPLVDGAPCSGNCISIIADETLFLAIESEGYIHDGQ from the coding sequence ATGCATAGAGCACGGCAACATGCAGGCTTTACATTAGTGGAGCTGGTAACCACGATAATCCTTATTGCCATTCTCGCCGTGGTGGTTATTCCTCGCCTGCTTACCAGCTCAAGTTACAGTGCCTTTACCCTGCAAGATGAGTTTATTAGTGAGCTGCGCAAGGTGCAGATCATGGCGATGAACAATCAAGATCGCTGCTATCGTTTATCGGTCACCGATACCCATTACCAAGTTTCTCGCTTTAATGGCGCCTGTAGTGGCACACCTGTGCGTACCGATGCCGCGCAACCGTTTCAAGGTGGCGCTAGCCTAGCTTTGCTTAATGGCGGTGCTAGCAGTTTTAATATCGAATTCAATCTCCAAGGCGTCCCGCTAGTGGATGGTGCACCTTGCAGCGGTAATTGCATCAGCATCATCGCCGATGAAACCCTATTTCTAGCGATAGAATCAGAAGGTTATATCCATGATGGGCAGTAG
- a CDS encoding type II secretion system protein, protein MQKQSGFTLIELVVVIIILGILAVTAAPKFINLQSDARASTLQGMKGALQGANSLVFSKAAIASEEKKGSVDGTTGLGSVDIGTGAGNEATTNYGYLISTADQLKNALDVNMSDSETDGFDWYIKEGTNPASASQIYQAGSPRYGDATKKCYIEYTPATSATTSPKYVVEDDDC, encoded by the coding sequence ATGCAAAAGCAAAGTGGTTTTACCCTAATTGAATTAGTGGTCGTGATCATCATTCTAGGTATCTTAGCGGTTACCGCTGCACCTAAATTTATCAACTTACAGAGCGATGCGCGTGCATCAACTCTTCAAGGTATGAAAGGTGCATTACAAGGTGCTAACTCACTGGTTTTCTCTAAGGCTGCAATTGCTAGTGAAGAGAAGAAAGGCTCTGTTGATGGTACTACGGGACTAGGTTCTGTAGATATTGGTACAGGAGCAGGAAACGAAGCTACGACTAACTATGGCTACTTAATTTCAACTGCAGATCAGTTGAAGAATGCTCTCGATGTTAATATGAGTGACTCTGAGACTGATGGTTTTGACTGGTATATTAAAGAAGGAACTAATCCTGCTTCAGCTTCTCAAATTTATCAAGCTGGCTCACCTCGCTACGGCGATGCGACTAAGAAGTGCTATATTGAGTATACACCTGCTACATCAGCAACAACTTCTCCTAAATATGTTGTTGAAGATGACGACTGCTAA
- a CDS encoding type II secretion system protein has translation MNMNMNMNMQKQNGFTLIELVVVIIILGILAVTAAPKFINLQSDARASALQGVKGAIQGANGLVFAKTALAGDEKKDKDDWTVGNITSGVDIGTEAYAQPQFGYLQATEVEFNNAIDADFGTATNSEWKVAAGTAAGTLIITQNGAPAPADGKSCQLVYTEAEDANTVPTYEITDTGC, from the coding sequence ATGAATATGAATATGAATATGAATATGCAAAAGCAAAATGGTTTTACCCTAATCGAATTAGTGGTTGTGATTATTATTCTAGGTATTTTGGCTGTAACCGCAGCGCCTAAATTCATCAACCTACAGAGCGACGCACGTGCTTCTGCACTTCAAGGCGTTAAAGGCGCAATCCAAGGCGCTAACGGCCTAGTATTCGCCAAGACTGCTTTAGCAGGTGATGAGAAGAAAGATAAAGATGATTGGACTGTAGGTAACATAACATCTGGAGTCGATATCGGTACAGAAGCATATGCACAACCTCAATTTGGTTACCTTCAAGCAACTGAAGTCGAATTCAACAATGCTATCGATGCCGATTTTGGTACTGCAACTAACAGTGAGTGGAAAGTAGCTGCAGGTACTGCAGCAGGTACTCTCATTATCACTCAAAATGGTGCTCCAGCTCCTGCAGACGGCAAATCTTGCCAACTTGTTTACACAGAAGCTGAAGATGCTAACACAGTACCTACATACGAAATTACTGACACTGGCTGTTAA
- a CDS encoding type II secretion system protein, whose product MKQQYQKGFSLIELVIVIVILGLLAATAIPRFLNVTDDAEDASVDGVAGGLSTAVSFVRSQWEVDGRRNNTVLLDGTTVALDTRFGYPTGQSNTDAKGMSQDSCQEVFDLVLQNAPRSVVSGEDARKARYVVSVAKGAGGSSNSIDGELVSDLDVCLYYLASSLVLNPQDGKPTENLTDLSNLAGKGVTYNPGSGQVASFID is encoded by the coding sequence ATGAAACAACAGTATCAAAAAGGCTTTTCTCTTATAGAGTTGGTCATAGTTATCGTGATTTTAGGTCTGTTGGCTGCAACAGCTATCCCACGTTTCTTAAACGTAACTGATGATGCTGAAGACGCCAGTGTAGACGGTGTCGCAGGCGGGCTAAGTACTGCAGTGAGCTTTGTGCGTTCACAGTGGGAAGTCGATGGTCGTCGAAATAATACCGTGTTACTGGACGGAACAACGGTAGCTCTGGATACGCGTTTTGGTTATCCAACGGGCCAGAGTAATACAGATGCTAAAGGCATGAGCCAAGACTCTTGCCAAGAAGTGTTCGATCTTGTTTTACAAAATGCACCACGAAGCGTCGTTTCAGGAGAAGACGCGCGTAAAGCAAGATATGTAGTGAGCGTGGCAAAAGGAGCGGGTGGCAGTTCAAATAGCATAGATGGCGAGCTTGTTAGCGATCTTGATGTTTGTTTATATTACCTAGCCTCATCACTAGTGTTAAATCCACAGGACGGTAAACCGACTGAGAATTTAACCGACTTAAGTAACTTGGCGGGCAAAGGGGTGACCTACAACCCAGGTTCAGGTCAAGTTGCTAGTTTTATTGACTAA
- a CDS encoding type II secretion system F family protein: MPTYQYRGRSAQGEQVKGLVDAASESAAADQLMSRGVIPLELVLAKEVKEFNLKTLFKGKVALEELQIFTRQMYSLTRSGIPILRAIAGLSETTHSVRMKEALDDISEQLTSGRPLSSAMNQHPDVFDALFVSMVHVGENTGKLEDAFIQLSGYIEREQETRRRIKAAMRYPIFVLIAIAIAMVILNIMVIPKFAEMFSRFGADLPWATKLLINTSNVFVNYWPLMLLVLVAGFVGIRYWHSTEKGEKQWDKWKLNIPAVGSIIERSTLSRYCRSFSMMLSAGVPMTQALSLVADAVDNAYMHDSIVGMRRGIESGESMLRVSNNSQLFTPLVLQMVAVGEETGQIDQLLNDAADFYEGEVDYDLKNLTAKLEPLLIGFVACIVLVLALGIYLPMWDMLNVVKGGN, encoded by the coding sequence ATGCCAACATATCAGTACCGCGGTCGAAGCGCTCAAGGTGAGCAGGTTAAGGGGCTAGTTGATGCAGCCTCTGAGAGTGCGGCTGCCGATCAACTGATGTCTCGCGGGGTGATCCCGCTCGAGCTCGTGTTAGCAAAAGAGGTTAAGGAGTTTAATCTTAAGACTTTATTTAAAGGTAAAGTCGCGTTAGAAGAGTTACAGATCTTCACTCGGCAGATGTACTCACTGACACGTTCAGGCATTCCCATCTTACGAGCGATTGCAGGTCTTTCTGAGACGACACATTCTGTTCGCATGAAAGAGGCGCTCGATGATATTTCTGAACAGTTGACCTCTGGCCGTCCTCTATCTTCGGCGATGAATCAGCATCCTGATGTATTTGATGCGCTGTTTGTCTCTATGGTTCATGTAGGTGAAAACACCGGTAAGCTTGAGGATGCATTTATTCAGTTATCTGGTTATATCGAGCGTGAGCAGGAGACTCGAAGACGCATCAAAGCGGCGATGCGTTATCCGATCTTTGTATTAATCGCGATCGCCATAGCCATGGTGATCCTCAACATTATGGTGATCCCTAAATTTGCCGAGATGTTTTCCCGATTTGGCGCGGATCTTCCTTGGGCGACTAAACTATTAATTAATACCTCTAATGTGTTTGTTAACTACTGGCCTTTAATGCTCCTCGTGCTGGTGGCGGGATTCGTTGGCATTCGCTATTGGCATAGCACCGAAAAAGGTGAGAAGCAGTGGGATAAATGGAAGTTAAATATTCCCGCTGTTGGTAGCATCATCGAACGTTCAACCCTCTCGCGCTATTGCCGCAGTTTCTCAATGATGTTGAGTGCGGGTGTACCCATGACCCAAGCCCTTAGTCTTGTGGCGGACGCCGTCGATAATGCTTATATGCACGACAGCATAGTGGGGATGCGTCGTGGTATCGAGTCCGGTGAGTCGATGTTAAGAGTATCGAATAACAGCCAATTATTTACGCCACTTGTGCTGCAGATGGTGGCAGTGGGTGAAGAAACGGGCCAGATCGATCAGTTGCTTAATGATGCTGCAGATTTTTATGAAGGTGAAGTCGATTACGACCTGAAGAATTTGACTGCCAAGCTAGAGCCTCTTTTGATCGGTTTTGTCGCCTGTATCGTGTTGGTGTTGGCGCTGGGTATTTACCTACCTATGTGGGACATGTTGAATGTGGTTAAGGGCGGTAACTGA